A portion of the uncultured Draconibacterium sp. genome contains these proteins:
- the infB gene encoding translation initiation factor IF-2 → MVAGKTTRLSKLARQFNVGIHTIVEFLHKKGYEIDSNPNTKVAEDAVQLLEKEYKIDITIKKESEKMNLKSQRPKKEVISMEPEAAEQEKEEPKAEEPAAEKKVEEKPAEEVVKKPEVKVKVLDKIDLDEVNKPKKKEEKPVEEKPAEVKAEEKKPEKEVPAKEEVKEKPAAETKEETAPKAKKEEAAPKAESTPKEKEEEVVEPTVPKSDDKIKVVGKIDLSNMNQKTRPAKKSKEEREKERKERKKQRNAERQGQDKERGEGPTVIKAKAAKLNGPTVLGKIDLPEKKQDGGDSNNRKKRRKRISKDSGKVSVDRQQQQKPGERPRGKFQPNKQGAGKKKRPLKKEVNEEDVQKQIKDTLARLTTKGKTKKGAKHRRDKRAAASEKMQADMEQQMMEQNVLKVTEFVTVAELATMMNVGVNEIISSCMSLGMFVSINQRLDAETLAVVAEEFGYKVEFVSVEIAEAIEEEEDNPEDLKPRPPIVTVMGHVDHGKTSLLDHIRSTNVIAGEAGGITQHIGAYHVSLEDGRDITFLDTPGHEAFTAMRARGAQVTDIAIIIVAADDNVMPQTIEAINHASAAGVPIVFAINKIDKPGANPEKIKEELANMNYLVEEWGGKYQSHDISAKNGIGIEDLLEKVLLEAEMLELKANADKKAQGTIIESELDRGRGYVSTLLVESGTLHVGDIIIAGQYYGHVKAMFNERNQNITDVGPAQPAIILGLNGAPQAGDKFNVMENEREARSITNKREQLAREQGLRTQKHITLDEIGRRIAIGNFQELNLIVKGDVDGSIEALSDSLIKLSTEEIQINIIHKAVGQISESDISLAAASEAIVVGFQVRPSLNARKMAEREQIDIRLYSIIYDAINEIKAAMEGMLSPEIKEEITGTVEVLEVFKITKVGTVAGCIVRDGKITRNSKARVIRDGIVIYDGLLGSLKRFKEDVKEVKNGYECGLNIEKFNDIKVGDHVEAYQEVEVAKTL, encoded by the coding sequence ATGGTAGCAGGCAAAACAACAAGACTTAGTAAACTTGCAAGGCAGTTCAACGTGGGAATTCACACCATTGTTGAGTTCTTGCATAAAAAGGGGTACGAAATTGATTCAAACCCTAATACTAAAGTTGCAGAAGACGCCGTGCAACTTCTTGAAAAGGAATATAAAATAGATATTACCATCAAGAAAGAGTCGGAAAAAATGAACCTGAAGAGTCAGCGTCCAAAGAAAGAAGTAATTTCGATGGAACCTGAGGCTGCTGAGCAGGAAAAGGAAGAACCAAAAGCAGAAGAGCCTGCTGCTGAGAAAAAGGTGGAAGAAAAACCGGCCGAAGAAGTGGTTAAAAAACCTGAGGTAAAAGTTAAGGTGCTCGACAAGATTGACCTGGACGAGGTGAACAAACCGAAAAAGAAGGAAGAAAAGCCTGTTGAGGAGAAACCTGCCGAGGTTAAAGCCGAAGAAAAAAAGCCGGAAAAAGAAGTTCCGGCCAAAGAAGAGGTGAAAGAAAAACCAGCAGCCGAAACTAAAGAAGAAACTGCCCCGAAGGCGAAAAAAGAGGAGGCTGCTCCGAAAGCCGAAAGTACTCCGAAAGAAAAAGAAGAGGAGGTTGTTGAACCAACGGTGCCGAAATCGGACGACAAGATAAAAGTGGTTGGCAAGATTGATCTGAGCAACATGAATCAGAAAACGCGCCCGGCCAAAAAATCAAAAGAAGAACGCGAAAAAGAACGCAAAGAGCGTAAAAAACAAAGGAATGCTGAGCGCCAGGGGCAAGACAAAGAAAGAGGAGAAGGCCCAACAGTAATTAAGGCAAAAGCTGCCAAATTAAATGGCCCAACTGTTCTTGGAAAAATCGATCTTCCCGAGAAAAAACAAGACGGAGGCGACTCAAATAACAGGAAAAAACGTAGAAAACGTATTTCAAAAGATTCCGGAAAAGTTAGCGTTGACAGACAACAACAACAAAAACCAGGCGAACGTCCGAGAGGAAAATTCCAGCCCAATAAGCAAGGTGCAGGAAAGAAAAAACGACCACTTAAAAAAGAGGTTAACGAGGAGGACGTACAAAAGCAAATTAAAGATACACTTGCCCGTTTAACAACAAAAGGCAAAACCAAAAAAGGAGCAAAACACCGTCGCGACAAACGTGCTGCTGCCAGCGAAAAAATGCAGGCAGACATGGAACAGCAAATGATGGAGCAAAACGTGCTGAAAGTAACAGAGTTTGTTACCGTTGCAGAGTTAGCTACTATGATGAATGTTGGCGTTAACGAAATTATTTCGTCGTGTATGTCGCTCGGAATGTTCGTTTCTATCAATCAACGTCTTGATGCTGAAACGCTTGCCGTAGTGGCCGAAGAATTTGGTTACAAAGTAGAGTTTGTGAGTGTTGAAATTGCCGAAGCAATTGAGGAAGAAGAAGACAATCCTGAGGATTTGAAACCTCGTCCGCCAATTGTAACTGTTATGGGGCACGTTGACCACGGTAAAACATCGCTGCTCGACCACATCCGAAGTACAAACGTAATTGCCGGTGAGGCCGGTGGTATTACCCAGCACATTGGTGCATACCATGTAAGCCTTGAAGATGGCAGAGATATTACTTTCCTTGATACTCCGGGTCACGAGGCGTTTACTGCTATGCGTGCTCGTGGTGCGCAGGTAACCGATATTGCAATTATTATTGTAGCAGCCGACGATAACGTGATGCCTCAAACCATTGAGGCAATCAACCACGCATCGGCAGCAGGTGTACCAATTGTGTTTGCCATAAACAAAATCGATAAACCGGGAGCAAATCCTGAAAAGATAAAAGAAGAACTGGCCAATATGAATTACCTGGTTGAAGAGTGGGGTGGTAAATACCAGTCGCACGATATTTCGGCCAAAAACGGAATTGGTATTGAAGATCTTCTTGAAAAGGTATTGCTTGAAGCAGAGATGCTGGAATTAAAAGCAAACGCTGATAAAAAAGCTCAGGGAACAATTATTGAATCGGAGCTTGACCGTGGTAGAGGTTACGTTTCAACCTTGTTGGTTGAAAGCGGAACACTGCACGTTGGCGATATTATTATTGCCGGTCAGTATTACGGACACGTAAAAGCAATGTTCAACGAGCGTAACCAAAACATTACGGATGTTGGTCCTGCGCAGCCTGCAATTATCCTTGGATTGAACGGTGCACCACAAGCGGGTGACAAGTTCAATGTAATGGAAAACGAGCGTGAAGCAAGAAGCATTACCAATAAACGCGAGCAGTTGGCCCGTGAGCAAGGTTTGCGTACACAGAAACATATTACACTCGACGAAATCGGACGTCGTATTGCAATTGGTAACTTCCAGGAGTTAAACCTGATTGTTAAAGGTGACGTGGATGGATCTATTGAGGCACTTTCTGATTCATTGATCAAGTTGTCAACCGAAGAAATTCAGATCAATATTATTCACAAAGCAGTTGGTCAGATCTCCGAATCTGATATTTCACTGGCTGCCGCGTCAGAAGCAATTGTAGTTGGTTTCCAGGTACGTCCTTCGTTAAATGCACGTAAAATGGCCGAAAGAGAACAAATTGATATTCGTTTGTACTCGATTATTTACGATGCCATTAACGAGATTAAAGCGGCAATGGAAGGTATGCTTTCTCCTGAAATTAAGGAGGAAATTACCGGAACAGTTGAGGTGCTGGAGGTATTTAAAATCACAAAAGTGGGAACTGTTGCAGGTTGTATTGTTCGCGACGGAAAAATTACACGTAACTCGAAAGCCCGCGTAATTCGTGATGGAATTGTAATTTACGATGGATTGCTTGGATCTCTGAAACGTTTTAAAGAAGATGTAAAAGAGGTGAAAAATGGTTACGAGTGTGGTTTGAATATCGAGAAATTCAACGATATTAAAGTTGGCGACCATGTGGAAGCTTACCAGGAAGTTGAAGTTGCGAAGACATTGTAA
- the nusA gene encoding transcription termination factor NusA — MENINLIDTFAEFKELKNIDRVTMMSVLEDVFRSVLIRQYGTDENFDVIINIDKGDFEIWRNREVVADDEIEDPNLQITLSDALKIDDDYEVGEDVTDEVKLADFGRRAILNLRQNLASKILELEKDHIYGKYKNKIGDIVTGEVYQVWKKEILILDDEGNELILPKSEQIPSDYFRKGDNVRAIVYKVELRNNNPLIILSRTAPAFLERLFELEIPEIFDGLITIKKIVRVPGERAKVAVESYDERIDPVGACVGMKGSRIHGIVRELRNENIDVINYSSNLQLFIKRSLNPAKINSIKILEDDKKAEVYLKPEEVSLAIGKGGLNIRLASQLTGYEIDVYREMEEDEEDVNLDEFADEIESWVIDALKGIGCDTAKNVLNIPRAELIKRTDLEDETIDEVLKILSSEFE, encoded by the coding sequence ATGGAAAATATTAACCTGATAGATACTTTTGCCGAATTTAAGGAGCTAAAAAACATTGACAGGGTTACAATGATGAGCGTGCTGGAAGACGTTTTCCGCAGTGTGCTTATCCGTCAGTATGGTACTGATGAAAACTTTGATGTGATTATCAATATTGATAAGGGCGACTTTGAGATTTGGCGAAACCGCGAAGTTGTTGCAGACGACGAGATTGAAGATCCGAATTTGCAAATAACTTTGAGCGATGCGCTGAAAATTGACGACGATTACGAAGTAGGCGAAGATGTTACCGACGAGGTTAAATTAGCCGATTTTGGTCGTCGTGCCATTTTGAATTTGCGTCAGAACCTGGCCAGTAAAATTCTGGAACTGGAGAAAGACCATATCTACGGAAAGTATAAAAACAAAATTGGCGACATTGTAACCGGTGAGGTTTATCAGGTTTGGAAAAAAGAAATTCTGATTCTTGATGACGAAGGAAATGAATTGATCCTTCCAAAATCGGAACAGATTCCATCCGATTATTTCCGCAAAGGTGATAACGTTCGTGCTATAGTATACAAAGTAGAATTACGAAATAACAACCCGCTAATTATTTTGTCGCGCACAGCACCGGCTTTCCTCGAGCGTTTGTTCGAGTTGGAAATTCCGGAAATTTTCGACGGTTTAATCACCATCAAGAAAATTGTTCGGGTACCGGGCGAGCGTGCTAAAGTTGCGGTTGAATCGTACGACGAGCGTATTGATCCGGTTGGAGCATGTGTGGGAATGAAAGGATCGAGAATCCACGGAATCGTTCGCGAGTTGCGTAACGAAAACATCGATGTAATCAATTATTCGTCAAACCTTCAGTTGTTCATTAAACGATCACTGAATCCGGCGAAAATTAATTCGATAAAAATTCTGGAAGACGATAAAAAAGCCGAAGTATATCTGAAACCGGAAGAGGTTTCGCTGGCAATTGGTAAAGGCGGATTGAATATTCGTTTGGCCAGTCAGTTAACCGGATACGAGATCGACGTTTATCGTGAAATGGAAGAAGACGAGGAAGATGTGAACCTGGATGAGTTCGCAGATGAAATAGAAAGCTGGGTAATTGATGCGTTAAAAGGAATCGGTTGCGATACCGCAAAGAACGTATTGAACATTCCGCGTGCTGAATTGATTAAAAGAACCGACCTTGAAGACGAAACAATCGATGAGGTTCTGAAAATCCTTAGTTCAGAATTTGAATAG
- the rimP gene encoding ribosome assembly cofactor RimP has product MDNITIFAENFLKSEVFRGPLVPYFVAYREMIAKQKVIDLVNERLDDQMFIVDVTISSANDINVYVDGFNGITIEQCIAVSRNVEHNLDRDEEDFSLQVSSPGLTESFKVRQQYEKYTGKEIAVLTADNEKLEGLLLENNDDGIVLETKKREKVEGHKKKQLVVKKHILKYDEIKSAKAVISFK; this is encoded by the coding sequence TTGGATAATATTACTATTTTTGCCGAGAATTTTCTAAAAAGCGAAGTTTTTAGGGGACCGTTGGTTCCCTATTTTGTTGCATATAGAGAAATGATAGCAAAACAAAAAGTAATCGATTTGGTAAATGAACGTCTTGATGATCAGATGTTTATTGTTGATGTGACGATAAGTTCGGCCAACGACATTAATGTGTACGTTGATGGATTTAACGGTATTACTATCGAACAATGTATTGCTGTCAGTCGTAACGTTGAGCACAATCTCGACAGGGATGAAGAAGATTTTTCGTTGCAGGTTTCGTCTCCGGGACTAACCGAAAGCTTTAAAGTAAGGCAGCAATACGAAAAATATACAGGCAAAGAAATAGCGGTTTTAACAGCCGATAATGAGAAATTAGAAGGCTTGCTTTTAGAAAACAACGACGATGGCATAGTGCTTGAGACCAAAAAACGTGAAAAAGTGGAAGGTCACAAGAAAAAGCAATTGGTAGTAAAAAAACATATTTTAAAATACGACGAAATAAAAAGTGCGAAAGCGGTTATTTCATTTAAATAA
- a CDS encoding HD domain-containing protein yields MQQLQLNKKKIINDPVFGFINLQSDIIFDLLEHPIFQRLRHIKQLGLSYLVFPGANHTRFEHAIGTVHLMRQAISVLQIKGHEITDEEAEAVTIAILLHDIGHAPFSHVLENTLVNISHEEISLMLMQELNRQFSGKLDLAIKVFTNNYKKHFLHQLVASQLDMDRLDYLSRDSFFTGVVEGTVGIDRIIKMLNVHNDQLVVDVKGIYSIEKFLISRRLMYWQVYLHKTVVAAEFLLINVLKRAKELIKNNEELFTTPTLKIFLTNNFTAEDFHNNILVNNKNVLQWYTLLDDNDILISIKEWQNHSDPVLSEMAKSITNRKLPRTKFREKPISATKEQKYLKKIEQHVISDPQLAKYFLMTGVITNNAYNKHYENISVLYKDGTVKEINDASDINLSALSKTVKKYFVCYPKELDIY; encoded by the coding sequence GTGCAACAACTTCAGCTCAATAAAAAGAAAATAATAAACGACCCCGTTTTCGGATTTATCAACCTTCAGTCGGACATTATATTCGACCTGCTGGAACATCCAATTTTTCAGCGACTTCGTCACATCAAACAGTTAGGTTTATCGTACCTTGTTTTTCCGGGCGCTAATCACACTCGTTTCGAGCACGCTATCGGCACGGTGCATTTAATGCGGCAGGCCATTTCGGTGCTTCAGATTAAAGGGCACGAAATTACCGACGAAGAAGCCGAGGCTGTAACAATTGCTATTTTGTTACACGACATTGGCCACGCTCCTTTTTCGCATGTATTGGAAAATACCCTGGTTAATATTTCGCACGAAGAGATTTCATTAATGCTGATGCAAGAGCTGAACCGCCAGTTTAGCGGCAAATTGGATTTGGCGATCAAAGTTTTTACTAATAATTACAAAAAGCATTTTCTGCACCAGCTGGTAGCCAGCCAATTGGATATGGACCGACTGGATTACCTTAGCCGCGACAGCTTTTTTACAGGCGTGGTTGAAGGAACCGTTGGCATCGACAGGATTATAAAAATGCTAAATGTACACAACGATCAATTGGTGGTTGATGTAAAAGGCATTTATTCCATCGAGAAATTCCTCATCTCGCGACGGCTGATGTACTGGCAGGTTTACCTGCACAAAACAGTTGTTGCCGCCGAATTCCTTCTAATAAATGTATTAAAACGTGCAAAAGAGCTGATTAAAAACAACGAAGAGTTATTTACTACTCCAACGCTAAAAATATTTTTGACTAACAATTTTACTGCAGAAGATTTTCACAATAACATTTTGGTTAACAACAAAAACGTATTGCAGTGGTACACATTGCTCGACGACAACGACATTTTAATCTCGATAAAAGAGTGGCAAAATCATTCGGACCCGGTTTTATCCGAAATGGCGAAAAGTATCACAAACCGAAAGTTACCACGCACAAAATTTAGAGAAAAACCCATTTCGGCAACAAAGGAACAGAAGTATTTAAAGAAGATTGAACAGCACGTAATCTCAGATCCCCAACTGGCAAAATACTTCCTGATGACAGGTGTTATAACCAACAATGCCTACAATAAACATTACGAAAACATATCGGTATTATATAAGGATGGAACCGTAAAAGAAATCAACGACGCATCCGATATAAACCTGTCTGCACTATCGAAAACAGTGAAGAAGTATTTTGTGTGTTATCCTAAAGAATTGGACATTTACTAG
- the lpxD gene encoding UDP-3-O-(3-hydroxymyristoyl)glucosamine N-acyltransferase: MDFKATDIASFLNGEIVGDDDAKVSSVSKIEDGKPGTLAFLANPKYEHYIYTTKASVVLVNKSFSPKGNIEATLIKVDDAYQAFASLLDLYVQAKAGMKQGIEQPCYIADSATHGEDGYIGAFAYIGNNAKIGNNVKIYPQVHVGDNVKIGDDCIIYPGAKIYDDCVIGSRCIIHSGAVIGSDGFGFAPQEDGTYKKIHQIGNAVLEDDVEIGANTTVDCGTMESTIIRKGVKLDNLIQIAHNVEVGDNTVMAAQTGISGSTKVGKNCMFGGQVGLGGHITIGDKVTLGAQSGVVSNLKSNQTLLGSPAIDIKTAMRAYVLLKDLPEIRRDVLQLKKSINTDKKN, encoded by the coding sequence ATGGATTTTAAAGCTACAGATATCGCCTCTTTTTTGAATGGAGAAATCGTGGGTGATGATGATGCAAAAGTATCAAGTGTTTCGAAGATAGAAGACGGAAAACCAGGAACTTTGGCTTTCCTTGCCAATCCAAAATACGAGCATTACATTTATACAACCAAGGCCTCGGTGGTGTTGGTTAATAAAAGTTTTTCTCCAAAGGGAAATATCGAAGCTACATTAATAAAGGTCGACGATGCCTATCAGGCATTTGCCTCGTTGCTCGACTTGTATGTACAGGCCAAAGCCGGTATGAAACAAGGAATTGAGCAACCCTGCTACATTGCCGATAGTGCAACGCATGGCGAAGACGGCTATATTGGGGCTTTCGCATATATTGGCAACAATGCCAAAATAGGGAATAACGTAAAAATATATCCGCAGGTACATGTTGGCGACAATGTAAAAATTGGCGACGATTGTATCATCTATCCGGGAGCAAAAATTTACGATGACTGTGTTATCGGAAGCCGCTGTATCATTCACTCCGGAGCAGTAATTGGCTCTGATGGTTTTGGTTTTGCTCCACAGGAAGACGGAACGTATAAAAAGATTCATCAAATAGGAAACGCTGTATTAGAAGACGATGTAGAAATTGGCGCAAACACAACTGTTGATTGCGGAACAATGGAATCTACTATCATCAGAAAAGGCGTAAAACTTGATAACCTCATTCAGATTGCACACAATGTTGAAGTTGGCGACAACACCGTAATGGCGGCACAAACCGGCATTTCGGGCTCAACCAAAGTAGGTAAAAACTGTATGTTTGGCGGCCAGGTTGGACTTGGCGGGCACATTACTATTGGCGACAAAGTTACTTTGGGAGCTCAATCGGGCGTTGTTTCAAACCTTAAAAGCAACCAAACACTTCTTGGATCTCCGGCAATCGACATTAAAACGGCCATGCGCGCCTATGTTCTTTTAAAAGACCTTCCTGAAATTCGCAGGGACGTGCTCCAACTGAAGAAATCAATCAATACAGACAAAAAAAATTAA
- a CDS encoding bifunctional UDP-3-O-[3-hydroxymyristoyl] N-acetylglucosamine deacetylase/3-hydroxyacyl-ACP dehydratase: protein MVVKQKTLKNSFKIEGKGLHTGVNVTMNFLPAPENHGFKFKRVDLENQPIIDADVDLVIDTSRGTLLEKDGARIGTIEHALAALIGMDLDNVLVEVNNEEAPIIDGSSKYFVEAIEKAGIVEQEAERDYFEINEKIEMFDDKSGSHIIALPDNDYSLNVMISFPSAVLNNQYATLESIKDFKTEIAECRTFVFLREIEFLLSHNLIKGGDLNNAIVIIDKEISQEELDRLADLTNHPRVEVKPQGILNNLDLHFDNECARHKLLDVIGDLALLGKRIKGRIIASKPGHGPNTMFAAALKKQLRKEAEAAPKCNPNDEPLMDVNRIRELLPHRYPFLMVDKVVCIQEDEIIGVKNVTVNEPFFQGHFPDEPVMPGVLLVEAMAQCGGLLVLNSQEGQFSTYFIRIDNVKFRKKVVPGDTLIFKLKLTSPIRRGIANMKGTTYVGDKIVAEGEFMAQIVKK from the coding sequence ATGGTTGTAAAACAAAAGACGTTAAAGAACTCATTTAAAATTGAGGGGAAAGGATTACACACCGGTGTTAATGTAACTATGAATTTTTTGCCGGCACCGGAAAATCATGGTTTTAAATTTAAACGTGTCGACCTGGAAAACCAGCCAATTATTGATGCTGATGTTGACCTTGTTATCGACACATCACGTGGTACACTTCTTGAAAAAGATGGTGCGCGCATAGGAACTATCGAGCATGCACTTGCCGCACTTATTGGGATGGATCTCGATAATGTGCTGGTTGAAGTAAATAACGAAGAAGCACCGATTATTGATGGTAGCTCGAAATATTTTGTTGAAGCTATTGAAAAGGCAGGAATTGTTGAACAGGAAGCAGAGCGCGACTATTTTGAGATAAATGAAAAAATCGAAATGTTCGACGATAAGTCAGGCTCACACATTATTGCGTTGCCCGACAACGATTACAGTTTAAATGTAATGATTTCGTTTCCGTCGGCAGTGCTGAACAATCAATATGCTACACTCGAGTCAATCAAAGATTTCAAAACCGAAATTGCCGAGTGCAGAACATTTGTTTTTCTTCGCGAAATAGAATTTTTGCTGAGCCATAACCTGATTAAAGGTGGCGACCTGAATAATGCAATTGTAATTATAGATAAAGAAATTAGCCAGGAAGAATTAGACCGCTTGGCCGATCTTACCAATCATCCGCGTGTTGAAGTTAAACCACAAGGTATTTTAAATAACCTCGATCTGCATTTCGACAACGAATGTGCCCGCCATAAACTATTGGATGTAATTGGCGACCTGGCACTGCTTGGCAAACGTATTAAAGGACGAATTATAGCCTCGAAACCGGGACACGGTCCAAACACCATGTTTGCCGCAGCTCTAAAAAAACAATTACGAAAAGAAGCAGAAGCTGCTCCAAAATGCAACCCGAATGACGAACCACTAATGGACGTTAACCGGATAAGAGAACTGCTTCCGCACCGTTATCCGTTTTTAATGGTTGACAAAGTAGTTTGTATTCAGGAAGACGAAATAATTGGCGTTAAAAACGTTACAGTTAACGAACCGTTTTTTCAAGGACATTTCCCCGACGAACCGGTTATGCCTGGAGTACTGCTGGTTGAAGCAATGGCACAGTGCGGTGGTTTGCTTGTATTGAACAGCCAGGAAGGGCAATTCTCAACCTATTTTATTCGAATTGACAATGTTAAATTCAGAAAGAAAGTTGTTCCGGGCGACACCCTGATTTTCAAATTAAAATTAACTTCGCCGATTAGAAGAGGAATTGCCAACATGAAAGGAACAACTTATGTTGGAGATAAAATTGTTGCCGAAGGTGAGTTTATGGCACAGATTGTAAAAAAGTAG
- the lpxA gene encoding acyl-ACP--UDP-N-acetylglucosamine O-acyltransferase, which translates to MKQPLAYVHPDAKVADNVVIEPFVSIDHDVVIGEGTRIGSSVTILPGTRIGKNCNIFPGAVIGAVPQDLKFQGEHSTVEIGDNNTIREFVTINRGTAAKGRTVIGNNNLLMAYVHVAHDCKVGNNIILVNNVQLAGEVQVDDWAILGGMSAVHQFVRIGSHVMISGGSLVRKDVPPFIKAGREPLSYVGINSIGLRRRQYNNDKIREVQDIYRYIYQKGLNTAQAVEIIEAEMPATPERDEVLLFVKDSKRGIIRGYFPD; encoded by the coding sequence ATGAAACAACCATTAGCTTATGTCCATCCCGATGCAAAAGTTGCTGATAATGTAGTTATCGAGCCTTTTGTTTCAATTGATCATGATGTTGTAATCGGTGAAGGGACAAGAATTGGTTCAAGCGTAACTATTTTACCCGGAACAAGAATCGGTAAAAATTGTAATATTTTTCCGGGTGCTGTAATCGGAGCTGTTCCGCAAGACCTAAAATTCCAGGGAGAACATTCAACCGTTGAAATTGGTGATAACAATACCATTCGCGAATTTGTAACCATCAACAGAGGAACGGCAGCCAAAGGCAGAACTGTAATTGGTAATAACAACCTGTTAATGGCCTACGTACACGTTGCGCACGATTGTAAAGTTGGGAACAACATTATTTTGGTAAATAATGTACAGCTAGCCGGCGAAGTTCAGGTTGACGACTGGGCTATCCTTGGTGGTATGTCTGCCGTTCACCAGTTTGTAAGAATTGGATCGCATGTTATGATTTCGGGTGGATCACTGGTTCGTAAAGACGTTCCTCCCTTTATTAAAGCGGGCCGCGAACCACTTTCATACGTTGGAATCAACTCAATTGGGTTACGTCGCCGTCAGTACAACAACGATAAAATTCGCGAAGTACAGGACATTTACCGTTACATCTACCAAAAAGGATTGAATACTGCGCAGGCTGTTGAAATTATTGAAGCAGAAATGCCGGCAACTCCTGAACGCGACGAAGTTTTACTTTTTGTAAAAGACTCAAAACGTGGTATTATCCGTGGTTATTTCCCGGATTAA
- the thiL gene encoding thiamine-phosphate kinase translates to MDKERKQTNISELGEFGLIDRLTKAINIKNESTVKGVGDDAAVLDFKEKQVVVTSDLLTEGIHFNLMYVPLKHLGYKAVVVNLSDIFAMNAIPKQLIVSMAVSGKFSVEALEDLYEGIHLACEQYNVDLVGGDTTSSLTGLTLSITAVGEVEKDDFVMRSGAQPNDILCVSGDLGGAYMGLQLLERENEVFKVNENMQPKLGGYDYILERQLKPEARGDIIAAFKRLGIKPTSMIDISDGLSSEIMHLCKNSGVGCSLFEDKIPMDYQTKQMAEELSINPIVAALNGGEDYELLFTLPLDDYEKIKNDPDFTIIGHMTEPGEGINLVTTGGSSIPLEAQGWNHGQ, encoded by the coding sequence ATGGATAAAGAAAGAAAACAAACGAATATTTCAGAGCTGGGAGAGTTTGGTTTGATCGACCGATTAACGAAAGCGATAAATATAAAAAACGAGAGCACGGTTAAAGGAGTTGGTGATGATGCAGCAGTTCTTGATTTTAAGGAAAAACAAGTTGTTGTGACATCGGATCTGTTAACCGAAGGTATACATTTTAACCTGATGTATGTTCCGCTGAAACACCTGGGTTATAAGGCAGTAGTGGTGAATCTGTCAGATATTTTTGCCATGAATGCCATACCCAAACAGCTAATTGTAAGCATGGCAGTTTCAGGAAAATTTTCTGTAGAAGCTTTAGAGGATTTGTACGAAGGAATTCACCTGGCTTGCGAACAGTACAATGTTGATTTGGTGGGTGGTGATACAACCAGTTCGTTAACCGGATTAACATTGAGTATTACCGCTGTTGGAGAGGTTGAAAAGGACGACTTTGTGATGCGTAGTGGTGCACAGCCAAACGATATTTTATGTGTGTCGGGCGATTTGGGTGGTGCCTACATGGGGCTTCAGCTGCTTGAACGCGAAAATGAAGTTTTTAAGGTAAACGAGAACATGCAGCCAAAGCTTGGTGGTTACGATTATATTCTGGAGCGTCAGTTAAAACCGGAAGCAAGAGGAGATATTATTGCGGCATTTAAACGACTGGGAATAAAACCTACTTCGATGATTGATATTTCGGATGGTTTGTCGTCGGAGATTATGCATTTGTGCAAGAATTCGGGCGTTGGATGTAGTTTGTTTGAGGACAAAATACCAATGGACTACCAGACTAAGCAAATGGCCGAGGAACTAAGTATTAATCCTATTGTGGCAGCCTTGAATGGTGGCGAAGATTATGAGTTATTATTTACTCTGCCGCTTGATGATTACGAGAAAATTAAGAATGATCCTGATTTTACCATAATCGGTCATATGACTGAGCCGGGCGAGGGAATAAACCTTGTGACAACCGGAGGTTCGTCAATTCCGTTGGAAGCGCAGGGCTGGAATCACGGGCAATAA